One Chryseobacterium indoltheticum DNA segment encodes these proteins:
- the rsfS gene encoding ribosome silencing factor codes for MNKTAEKQALIDKIVEAIQDVKGEDIMIFDLTKIENSVAETFIICSGNSNTQVSALAGSVEKKVRNDLQDRPWHVEGTENSMWVLVDYVSVVVHIFQKETREYYDIEELWGDAKITRIESEI; via the coding sequence ATGAATAAAACAGCAGAAAAGCAAGCGCTAATAGATAAAATTGTAGAGGCAATTCAAGATGTAAAAGGTGAAGACATTATGATCTTTGACCTTACCAAAATCGAAAACTCAGTTGCAGAAACGTTTATAATATGTAGCGGAAACTCAAATACACAAGTTTCGGCATTAGCAGGAAGTGTAGAAAAAAAAGTAAGAAACGATCTTCAAGACAGACCTTGGCATGTGGAGGGTACAGAAAACTCAATGTGGGTTTTGGTAGATTACGTTTCAGTGGTAGTGCATATTTTCCAGAAAGAGACTCGTGAATATTACGATATAGAAGAGCTTTGGGGAGATGCAAAAATCACAAGGATAGAAAGTGAAATATAA
- a CDS encoding biotin--[acetyl-CoA-carboxylase] ligase: MSELFYRNACSSTNDEISDVLLYPQSNFIGLYTFNQIKGRGQYGNSWTSAAEQNLAYTLAVKTSCIHHSDFLFNYYTAIAVQSYLANLTEKIVKIKWPNDIIIKNKKVAGILIEKKKINQESYFIIGVGVNILQEKFDKISNAGSLLTQTGEIFNLKPFAEKLHLFLIKKLNNIPNDDEVLNQFNLDLFKKDEVSVFEIENVRQNGIIKNADKNGEIWIELESGLRSFYHKEIKLLY; this comes from the coding sequence ATGAGTGAGCTATTTTACCGCAATGCATGTTCTTCTACTAATGACGAAATATCTGACGTTTTACTTTATCCGCAATCAAATTTTATTGGTCTTTATACATTCAATCAAATAAAAGGACGGGGACAATACGGAAACTCCTGGACATCAGCAGCGGAACAAAATCTTGCTTATACATTGGCGGTAAAAACCTCATGCATTCATCACTCTGATTTTTTGTTCAATTATTATACCGCAATCGCTGTACAAAGCTATCTTGCCAATCTGACTGAAAAGATAGTTAAAATAAAATGGCCGAATGATATTATCATTAAAAATAAAAAGGTTGCAGGAATACTGATCGAAAAGAAAAAAATCAATCAGGAAAGTTACTTTATTATCGGAGTGGGAGTCAATATTTTACAGGAAAAATTTGATAAAATTTCTAATGCAGGATCGCTTTTAACGCAAACGGGAGAGATATTTAACCTTAAGCCGTTCGCAGAAAAACTACATTTATTTTTGATCAAAAAATTAAATAATATTCCCAACGACGATGAAGTATTAAACCAATTTAACTTAGATCTATTCAAAAAAGACGAAGTATCCGTTTTTGAGATTGAGAATGTAAGACAAAATGGCATCATCAAAAATGCAGACAAAAATGGTGAAATCTGGATTGAACTGGAATCCGGATTGCGATCTTTTTACCACAAAGAAATCAAACTTCTTTATTGA